The Dasypus novemcinctus isolate mDasNov1 chromosome 12, mDasNov1.1.hap2, whole genome shotgun sequence genome includes a window with the following:
- the MBD6 gene encoding methyl-CpG-binding domain protein 6 isoform X1 — MNGGNESSGADRAGGPVATSVPIGWQRCVREGAVLYISPSGTELSSLEQTRSYLLSDGTCKCGLECPLNVPKVFNFDPLAPVTPGGAGVGPASEEDMTKLCNHRRKAVAMATLYRSMETTCSHSSPGEGVSPQMFHTVSPGPASARPLCRVPPPAPLNGGPGSLPPEPPSVPPTFPPLAGPGGLFSPPRLPDPLPSGGSSNPCFLPRGNAPSPAPPPPPAISLNAPSYNWGATLRSSLVHPNLGSPPAPHASSSPPSDPPFHCSDALTPPSLPPSNNLPGPPGPPGPATQPPVSSATMHLPLVLGPLGGAPTVEGPGAPPFLASSLLCAAAKAQHPPLPPPSTLQGRRLRAQVPSVSHSSSSRPSHRRPRRPPTVLRLLEGGGPQTPRRSRPRAPAPVPQPFSLPEPSQPILPSVLSLLGLPTPGPSHSDGSFNLLGSDAHLPPPPTLSSGSPPQPRHPIQPSLPGTPSGSLSSVPGAPAPQAASKAPVVPSPVLQSPSEGLGMGAGPACPLPPLAGGEAFPFPSPEQGLALSGAGFPGVLGALPLPLSLGQPPPSPLLSHSLFGVLAGGGGQPPPEPLLPPPGGPGPPLAPGEPEGPSLLVASLLPPPPADLLPPPSAPPSNLLASFLPLLALGPTAGDGEGSAEGAGGPSGEPFSGLGDLPPLLFPPLSAPPTLIALNSALLAASLDPPSGTPPQPCVLSAPQPGPPTSSVTTATTDPGASSLGKAPSNSGRPPQLFSPLLSASLLGDLTSLTSSPGTLPSLLQPPGPLLSGQLGLQLLPGGGAPPPLSEASSPLACLLQSLQLPPEQPEAPCLPPESPTSAVEPEPARPPLSALAPPHGSPDPPVPELLTGRGSGKRGRRGGGGLRGINGEARPGRGRKPGSRREPGRLALKWGARGGFNGQMERSPRRTHHWQHNGELTEGGAEPKDPPPPGPHSEELKSIFSQVPPGIVRKSRRGRRRKYNPTRNSNSSRQDVTLEPSATTRAAVPLPPRARPGRPAKNKRRKLAP; from the exons ATGAATGGGGGCAATGAGAGCAGTGGAGCAGACAGAGCTGGGGGCCCTGTGGCCACATCTGTCCCCATTGGCTGGCAGCGCTGTGTTCGAGAGGGTGCTGTGCTCTATATCAG CCCAAGTGGCACAGAGCTGTCTTCCTTGGAGCAAACCCGGAGCTACCTCCTCAGCGATGGGACCTGCAAGTGCGGTCTGGAGTGTCCACTCAATGTCCCCAAG GTTTTCAACTTTGACCCTTTGGCCCCGGTGACCccgggtggggctggggtggggccagCGTCAGAGGAGGACATGACCAAGCTGTGCAACCACCGGCGGAAAGCCGTTGCCATGGCAACTCTGTATCGAAGCATGGAGACCACCTGCTCACACTCTTCTCCTG GAGAGGGAGTGAGCCCCCAGATGTTCCACACTGTGTCCCCAGGCCCCGCCTCTGCCCGCCCTCTCTGTCGAGTCCCTCCTCCAGCTCCACTTAATGGGGGCCCCGGCTCCCTTCCCCCAGAACCACCCTCAGTTCCCCCGACCTTTCCCCCTCTAGCAGGCCCAGGGGGACTCTTCTCACCACCACGGCTTCCTGACCCACTGCCCTCTGGGGGGAGCAGCAACCCCTGCTTCCTCCCGCGGGGCAATGCCCCCTCTCcagctccacctcctccacctgctATCAGCCTCAATGCCCCCTCGTACAACTGGGGTGCTACTCTCCGATCCAGCCTGGTGCACCCTAACCTGGGCTCTCCTCCGGCCCCCCATGCCTCTTCGTCACCACCTTCAGACCCTCCCTTCCACTGTAGTGATGCCTTAAcacccccttctctgcccccaaGCAATAATCTCCCTGGTCCCCCTGGTCCCCCTGGTCCTGCCACTCAGCCACCAGTGTCTTCAGCCACTATGCACCTGCCCCTGGTCCTGGGACCCCTGGGAGGGGCTCCCACGGTGGAGGGCCCAGGGGCACCCCCCTTCCTTGCTAGCAGCCTACTCTGTGCGGCGGCCAAGGCACAGCATCCCCCGCTACCCCCTCCCAGCACTTTACAGGGCCGACGGCTCCGTGCCCAGGTGCCCTCAGTTTCCCACTCCTCATCATCCCGTCCCTCTCACCGTCGTCCCCGCCGACCCCCAACTGTATTGCGATTGCTAGAGGGGGGAGGCCCTCAAACCCCTAGACGGAGCCGTCCTCGGGCCCCTGCTCCTGTCCCCCAACCTTTTTCTCTTCCTGAGCCATCTCAACCTATTCTCCCTTCTGTGCTGTCCCTGCTGGGACTCCCCACCCCTGGCCCTTCCCACTCTGATGGAAGCTTTAACCTTTTGGGGTCAGATGCAcaccttcctcctcccccaaccctctcctCAGGGAGCCCCCCCCAGCCCAGGCATCCCATCCAGCcctctctgcctgggaccccCAGTGGCAGCCTCAGCAGTGTGCCAG GTGCCCCTGCCCCACAAGCTGCCTCCAAAGCCCCTGTAGTCCCCAGCCCTGTTCTTCAAAGCCCATCTGAAGGGCTTGGGATGGGGGCAGGCccagcctgccctctgcctcccctGGCTGGAGGGGAGGCTTTCCCTTTCCCCAGCCCTGAGCAGGGCCTGGCGCTGAGTGGAGCTGGCTTCCCTGGGGTGCTGGGGGCCTTGCCTCTCCCTCTGAGTCTGGGGCAGCCCCCACCTTCTCCATTGCTCAGCCACAGTCTATTTGGTGTgctggctgggggagggggacaacCTCCCCCTGAGCCCCTGTTACCCCCACCAGGGGGACCTGGCCCTCCTCTAGCCCCAGGCGAGCCTGAAGGGCCTTCGCTTTTGGTGGCTTCCTTGCTTCCACCACCCCCTGCAGACCTTCTTCCACCCCCTTCAGCACCCCCTAGCAACCTCCTCGCCTCTTTCCTGCCCCTGTTGGCCCTGGGCCCCACAGCTGGGGATGGTGAGGGATCTGCAGAGGGAGCCGGGGGTCCAAGTGGGGAGCCATTTTCAGGTTTGGGAGACCTACCCCCCCTACTTTTCCCCCCACTTTCAGCCCCCCCTACCCTCATAGCTTTAAATTCTGCGCTGCTGGCTGCCAGCCTGGATCCCCCCTCGGGGACACCCCCCCAG CCCTGTGTCCTGAGTGCCCCCCAACCTGGACCACCTACCTCCAGTGTCACCACGGCAACTACTGACCCGGGGGCCTCCTCTCTGGGCAAGGCCCCCTCCAACTCAGGGAGACCCCCTCAACTCTTTAGCCCTCTGCTGAGTGCCAGCCTGCTGG GTGACCTGACTTCGCTGACCAGCAGCCCTGGAACCCTCCCCAGTCTGTTGCAGCCTCCTGGTCCTCTTCTCTCTGGCCAGTTAGGGCTGCAGCTCCTCCCTGGGGGGGGAGCACCTCCACCCCTCTCAGAGGCTTCTAGTCCCCTAGCCTGCCTGCTACAGAGTCTCCAG CTTCCtccagagcagccagaagccccCTGTCTGCCTCCTGAGAGCCCCACCTCAGCCGTCGAACCGGAGCCTGCCCGGCCTCCCCTCAGTGCCTTAGCCCCACCCCATGGTTCTCCTGATCCCCCAGTCCCTGAGCTGCTCACTGGGAGGGGGTCAGGGAAACGGGGccggcggggaggagggggactTAGGGGCATTAATGGCGAGGCTAGGCCAGGCCGGGGCCGAAAGCCTGGTAGCCGGAGGGAACCTGGCCGACTGGCCCTCAAGTGGGGGGCCCGTGGTGGCTTCAATGGACAAATGGAACGGTCCCCAAGAAGGACCCACCACTGGCAACATAATGGGGAACTGACCGAAGGGGGTGCTGAGCCCAAGGATCCACCCCCTCCCGGGCCCCACTCTGAGGAGCTTAAG TCCATCTTTTCTCAGGTTCCCCCTGGGATAGTCAGAAAATCTCGTCGTGGTCGGAGGAGAAAATACAA CCCTACCCGAAACAGCAATAGCTCCCGTCAGGATGTTACATTGGAACCCAGCGCCACAACCCGA GCGGCTGTCCCTCTGCCTCCCCGGGCCCGCCCTGGCCGTCCTGCCAAAAACAAGAGGAGGAAACTGGCCCCATAG
- the MBD6 gene encoding methyl-CpG-binding domain protein 6 isoform X2 codes for MNGGNESSGADRAGGPVATSVPIGWQRCVREGAVLYISPSGTELSSLEQTRSYLLSDGTCKCGLECPLNVPKVFNFDPLAPVTPGGAGVGPASEEDMTKLCNHRRKAVAMATLYRSMETTCSHSSPGEGVSPQMFHTVSPGPASARPLCRVPPPAPLNGGPGSLPPEPPSVPPTFPPLAGPGGLFSPPRLPDPLPSGGSSNPCFLPRGNAPSPAPPPPPAISLNAPSYNWGATLRSSLVHPNLGSPPAPHASSSPPSDPPFHCSDALTPPSLPPSNNLPGPPGPPGPATQPPVSSATMHLPLVLGPLGGAPTVEGPGAPPFLASSLLCAAAKAQHPPLPPPSTLQGRRLRAQVPSVSHSSSSRPSHRRPRRPPTVLRLLEGGGPQTPRRSRPRAPAPVPQPFSLPEPSQPILPSVLSLLGLPTPGPSHSDGSFNLLGSDAHLPPPPTLSSGSPPQPRHPIQPSLPGTPSGSLSSVPGAPAPQAASKAPVVPSPVLQSPSEGLGMGAGPACPLPPLAGGEAFPFPSPEQGLALSGAGFPGVLGALPLPLSLGQPPPSPLLSHSLFGVLAGGGGQPPPEPLLPPPGGPGPPLAPGEPEGPSLLVASLLPPPPADLLPPPSAPPSNLLASFLPLLALGPTAGDGEGSAEGAGGPSGEPFSGLGDLPPLLFPPLSAPPTLIALNSALLAASLDPPSGTPPQPCVLSAPQPGPPTSSVTTATTDPGASSLGKAPSNSGRPPQLFSPLLSASLLGDLTSLTSSPGTLPSLLQPPGPLLSGQLGLQLLPGGGAPPPLSEASSPLACLLQSLQLPPEQPEAPCLPPESPTSAVEPEPARPPLSALAPPHGSPDPPVPELLTGRGSGKRGRRGGGGLRGINGEARPGRGRKPGSRREPGRLALKWGARGGFNGQMERSPRRTHHWQHNGELTEGGAEPKDPPPPGPHSEELKVPPGIVRKSRRGRRRKYNPTRNSNSSRQDVTLEPSATTRAAVPLPPRARPGRPAKNKRRKLAP; via the exons ATGAATGGGGGCAATGAGAGCAGTGGAGCAGACAGAGCTGGGGGCCCTGTGGCCACATCTGTCCCCATTGGCTGGCAGCGCTGTGTTCGAGAGGGTGCTGTGCTCTATATCAG CCCAAGTGGCACAGAGCTGTCTTCCTTGGAGCAAACCCGGAGCTACCTCCTCAGCGATGGGACCTGCAAGTGCGGTCTGGAGTGTCCACTCAATGTCCCCAAG GTTTTCAACTTTGACCCTTTGGCCCCGGTGACCccgggtggggctggggtggggccagCGTCAGAGGAGGACATGACCAAGCTGTGCAACCACCGGCGGAAAGCCGTTGCCATGGCAACTCTGTATCGAAGCATGGAGACCACCTGCTCACACTCTTCTCCTG GAGAGGGAGTGAGCCCCCAGATGTTCCACACTGTGTCCCCAGGCCCCGCCTCTGCCCGCCCTCTCTGTCGAGTCCCTCCTCCAGCTCCACTTAATGGGGGCCCCGGCTCCCTTCCCCCAGAACCACCCTCAGTTCCCCCGACCTTTCCCCCTCTAGCAGGCCCAGGGGGACTCTTCTCACCACCACGGCTTCCTGACCCACTGCCCTCTGGGGGGAGCAGCAACCCCTGCTTCCTCCCGCGGGGCAATGCCCCCTCTCcagctccacctcctccacctgctATCAGCCTCAATGCCCCCTCGTACAACTGGGGTGCTACTCTCCGATCCAGCCTGGTGCACCCTAACCTGGGCTCTCCTCCGGCCCCCCATGCCTCTTCGTCACCACCTTCAGACCCTCCCTTCCACTGTAGTGATGCCTTAAcacccccttctctgcccccaaGCAATAATCTCCCTGGTCCCCCTGGTCCCCCTGGTCCTGCCACTCAGCCACCAGTGTCTTCAGCCACTATGCACCTGCCCCTGGTCCTGGGACCCCTGGGAGGGGCTCCCACGGTGGAGGGCCCAGGGGCACCCCCCTTCCTTGCTAGCAGCCTACTCTGTGCGGCGGCCAAGGCACAGCATCCCCCGCTACCCCCTCCCAGCACTTTACAGGGCCGACGGCTCCGTGCCCAGGTGCCCTCAGTTTCCCACTCCTCATCATCCCGTCCCTCTCACCGTCGTCCCCGCCGACCCCCAACTGTATTGCGATTGCTAGAGGGGGGAGGCCCTCAAACCCCTAGACGGAGCCGTCCTCGGGCCCCTGCTCCTGTCCCCCAACCTTTTTCTCTTCCTGAGCCATCTCAACCTATTCTCCCTTCTGTGCTGTCCCTGCTGGGACTCCCCACCCCTGGCCCTTCCCACTCTGATGGAAGCTTTAACCTTTTGGGGTCAGATGCAcaccttcctcctcccccaaccctctcctCAGGGAGCCCCCCCCAGCCCAGGCATCCCATCCAGCcctctctgcctgggaccccCAGTGGCAGCCTCAGCAGTGTGCCAG GTGCCCCTGCCCCACAAGCTGCCTCCAAAGCCCCTGTAGTCCCCAGCCCTGTTCTTCAAAGCCCATCTGAAGGGCTTGGGATGGGGGCAGGCccagcctgccctctgcctcccctGGCTGGAGGGGAGGCTTTCCCTTTCCCCAGCCCTGAGCAGGGCCTGGCGCTGAGTGGAGCTGGCTTCCCTGGGGTGCTGGGGGCCTTGCCTCTCCCTCTGAGTCTGGGGCAGCCCCCACCTTCTCCATTGCTCAGCCACAGTCTATTTGGTGTgctggctgggggagggggacaacCTCCCCCTGAGCCCCTGTTACCCCCACCAGGGGGACCTGGCCCTCCTCTAGCCCCAGGCGAGCCTGAAGGGCCTTCGCTTTTGGTGGCTTCCTTGCTTCCACCACCCCCTGCAGACCTTCTTCCACCCCCTTCAGCACCCCCTAGCAACCTCCTCGCCTCTTTCCTGCCCCTGTTGGCCCTGGGCCCCACAGCTGGGGATGGTGAGGGATCTGCAGAGGGAGCCGGGGGTCCAAGTGGGGAGCCATTTTCAGGTTTGGGAGACCTACCCCCCCTACTTTTCCCCCCACTTTCAGCCCCCCCTACCCTCATAGCTTTAAATTCTGCGCTGCTGGCTGCCAGCCTGGATCCCCCCTCGGGGACACCCCCCCAG CCCTGTGTCCTGAGTGCCCCCCAACCTGGACCACCTACCTCCAGTGTCACCACGGCAACTACTGACCCGGGGGCCTCCTCTCTGGGCAAGGCCCCCTCCAACTCAGGGAGACCCCCTCAACTCTTTAGCCCTCTGCTGAGTGCCAGCCTGCTGG GTGACCTGACTTCGCTGACCAGCAGCCCTGGAACCCTCCCCAGTCTGTTGCAGCCTCCTGGTCCTCTTCTCTCTGGCCAGTTAGGGCTGCAGCTCCTCCCTGGGGGGGGAGCACCTCCACCCCTCTCAGAGGCTTCTAGTCCCCTAGCCTGCCTGCTACAGAGTCTCCAG CTTCCtccagagcagccagaagccccCTGTCTGCCTCCTGAGAGCCCCACCTCAGCCGTCGAACCGGAGCCTGCCCGGCCTCCCCTCAGTGCCTTAGCCCCACCCCATGGTTCTCCTGATCCCCCAGTCCCTGAGCTGCTCACTGGGAGGGGGTCAGGGAAACGGGGccggcggggaggagggggactTAGGGGCATTAATGGCGAGGCTAGGCCAGGCCGGGGCCGAAAGCCTGGTAGCCGGAGGGAACCTGGCCGACTGGCCCTCAAGTGGGGGGCCCGTGGTGGCTTCAATGGACAAATGGAACGGTCCCCAAGAAGGACCCACCACTGGCAACATAATGGGGAACTGACCGAAGGGGGTGCTGAGCCCAAGGATCCACCCCCTCCCGGGCCCCACTCTGAGGAGCTTAAG GTTCCCCCTGGGATAGTCAGAAAATCTCGTCGTGGTCGGAGGAGAAAATACAA CCCTACCCGAAACAGCAATAGCTCCCGTCAGGATGTTACATTGGAACCCAGCGCCACAACCCGA GCGGCTGTCCCTCTGCCTCCCCGGGCCCGCCCTGGCCGTCCTGCCAAAAACAAGAGGAGGAAACTGGCCCCATAG